From a region of the Apibacter sp. B3706 genome:
- the rsgA gene encoding ribosome small subunit-dependent GTPase A, whose translation MNEAIVLKSTGSWYLVKDITTGKVYDARIRGKFKKDKIRNTNPLAVGDRIQYELEDHDIAWITKIYPRKNYIIRKSVNLSKETHIIASNIDLACIVFTLKHPQTSLGFLNRCLITCEAYQIPVLIVFNKIDLLSETELEELQEIENIYQNIGYSTLRISALTNLHIEELKNKIKDKTSVFIGHSGSGKSSTINALQENLNLKVATISNYNEKGKHTTTFAQMYEWDFGGAIIDIPGIKEFELVDIHKEELQDYFPEILREKVYCKYNNCLHINEPQCAVIEAVKEGRISEKRYSHYLKLMQELK comes from the coding sequence ATGAATGAAGCAATCGTATTAAAATCTACAGGAAGTTGGTATTTGGTAAAAGACATAACAACGGGAAAAGTTTATGATGCTCGAATTCGCGGGAAGTTTAAAAAAGATAAAATTAGAAATACCAATCCGTTAGCTGTAGGAGATCGCATACAATACGAATTAGAAGATCATGATATTGCTTGGATAACGAAAATTTATCCTCGAAAAAATTATATTATTCGCAAATCGGTTAATTTATCTAAAGAAACACATATTATAGCATCCAATATAGATTTGGCTTGTATAGTTTTTACCCTAAAACATCCTCAAACTTCTTTAGGTTTTTTAAATCGATGCTTAATTACTTGTGAAGCCTATCAGATTCCTGTTTTGATTGTGTTTAATAAAATCGATTTGTTATCCGAAACGGAGTTAGAAGAATTGCAAGAGATTGAAAATATTTATCAAAATATAGGATATTCAACCTTACGAATTTCTGCATTGACCAATCTTCATATAGAAGAGTTGAAAAATAAAATAAAAGATAAAACTTCTGTATTTATAGGACATTCAGGAAGTGGAAAATCTTCTACCATCAATGCTTTACAAGAAAATTTAAATTTAAAAGTAGCGACTATATCAAATTATAATGAAAAAGGGAAACATACCACCACATTTGCGCAAATGTATGAATGGGATTTTGGAGGCGCAATAATTGATATACCCGGTATTAAAGAATTTGAATTAGTAGACATTCATAAAGAAGAATTACAAGATTATTTTCCCGAAATTTTACGCGAAAAGGTTTATTGCAAGTATAATAATTGCTTACATATCAATGAACCGCAATGTGCCGTTATTGAAGCAGTCAAGGAAGGAAGAATATCAGAAAAAAGATACTCACATTATTTAAAGTTAATGCAAGAGTTAAAATAA
- a CDS encoding bifunctional 3-deoxy-7-phosphoheptulonate synthase/chorismate mutase type II gives MSLQDLDQNWIKQFEKPLVIAGPCSAESEKQVMEIAERMDRNYMQVFRAGIWKPRTKPGSFEGVGAIGLNWLKRVKDEFNMPIATEVANASHAKLALEFDVDYLWIGARSTVNPFTIQEIAESLRDTDKIVLVKNPVNPDLDLWIGALERLAAQGIKNLGVIHRGFSSHNKSKYRNNPQWQIALELKDRFPNIPILGDPSHITGRRDLIAEVAQQAFNLEYNGLMVEVHNNPDEAWSDAKQQITPEALKDILVDITLRKKNDNSDDFSAKLSRYRGEIDELDNQLLGLLAARMDVAKKIGNLKKEHNVAIFQPDRWNVLKNLAIRNGERMGLSEDFLEHLLVSIHKESVELQNKIMEE, from the coding sequence ATGAGTTTACAAGATTTAGACCAGAATTGGATTAAACAATTCGAAAAGCCGTTAGTAATAGCAGGGCCGTGCAGTGCAGAAAGTGAAAAGCAAGTTATGGAAATAGCTGAGCGAATGGATCGGAATTATATGCAGGTGTTTCGTGCCGGTATTTGGAAACCTCGTACTAAACCCGGAAGCTTTGAAGGGGTAGGGGCTATAGGTCTTAATTGGCTTAAAAGGGTAAAAGATGAATTTAATATGCCTATAGCTACGGAAGTAGCGAATGCTTCTCATGCTAAATTAGCTTTGGAATTTGATGTGGATTACCTTTGGATCGGAGCTCGTTCAACTGTAAACCCTTTTACCATACAAGAAATAGCAGAATCTTTACGAGATACAGATAAAATTGTTTTAGTTAAAAATCCTGTTAATCCTGATTTAGATTTATGGATCGGGGCATTGGAAAGATTGGCAGCTCAAGGAATTAAAAATTTAGGGGTGATTCATAGAGGTTTTTCTTCACACAATAAATCAAAATATAGAAATAACCCTCAATGGCAGATAGCCTTAGAACTTAAAGACCGATTTCCCAATATTCCTATTTTAGGAGATCCGTCACATATAACAGGAAGAAGAGATTTAATTGCAGAAGTTGCTCAACAAGCTTTTAACTTAGAATATAACGGATTAATGGTTGAAGTCCATAATAATCCGGATGAAGCTTGGAGTGATGCCAAACAACAAATTACGCCTGAAGCCTTAAAGGATATTTTGGTAGATATTACTTTGCGAAAAAAGAATGATAATTCGGATGATTTTTCAGCCAAATTAAGCCGATATAGAGGAGAAATAGATGAGTTGGATAACCAATTGTTAGGATTATTAGCTGCCAGAATGGATGTTGCAAAAAAGATCGGAAATCTTAAAAAAGAACATAATGTGGCTATATTTCAACCCGATCGATGGAATGTGTTAAAAAACTTAGCCATTCGCAATGGAGAAAGAATGGGATTATCAGAAGATTTTTTAGAACATCTTTTAGTTTCCATTCATAAAGAATCCGTTGAATTGCAGAATAAAATTATGGAAGAATAA
- a CDS encoding DMT family transporter, whose protein sequence is MKEIIISIFFNIVVSILLKLYNKKSKGVSLVITYNYLFSAIFCYILFKPDLPSLNYSSAPWLIYFLMSILMPVVFLLIAESIKYTGIARTDIAQRMSLLLTVSASFLFFNESINSLKTLGLLIGFISILFIFYAKKGDQTFPYTKLYLLILIFFGLGIINILYKLIAVNQNFSFTTSTFFIFIGSFIVGCIITFAQKIRFTFKEILWGIALGIFNFGNVYFYLKAHQTFKDNPSLVFASMNLGVIVLGSLVGILVFKEKMNKLNYLGLVLALAAITIISLST, encoded by the coding sequence ATGAAAGAAATTATAATTAGTATTTTTTTCAATATAGTTGTTTCAATCCTATTAAAACTATATAATAAGAAATCTAAAGGGGTTTCTTTAGTGATTACGTACAATTATTTATTTTCAGCAATTTTTTGCTATATACTTTTCAAACCCGATCTACCTTCTTTAAATTATTCATCGGCTCCGTGGCTCATTTATTTTCTAATGAGTATTTTAATGCCTGTAGTTTTTTTATTGATTGCTGAATCTATTAAATATACGGGAATTGCACGAACGGACATAGCGCAAAGAATGTCTTTACTATTAACAGTGAGTGCTTCTTTTTTATTTTTTAATGAGTCTATCAATTCTCTTAAAACCTTGGGATTATTGATTGGATTTATCTCAATACTCTTTATATTTTACGCTAAAAAAGGAGATCAAACTTTTCCTTATACTAAATTGTATCTCCTTATTCTTATATTTTTCGGATTAGGGATTATTAACATCTTATATAAATTAATAGCGGTAAATCAAAATTTTTCGTTTACAACTTCCACCTTTTTTATTTTCATTGGTTCTTTTATAGTTGGTTGTATTATTACTTTCGCACAAAAAATACGGTTTACTTTTAAAGAAATTTTATGGGGAATTGCTTTAGGTATTTTTAATTTCGGAAATGTATATTTTTATTTAAAAGCGCATCAAACTTTTAAAGATAATCCATCTCTTGTTTTTGCTTCGATGAATTTAGGAGTAATTGTATTGGGCAGCCTAGTTGGAATATTAGTTTTTAAGGAAAAAATGAATAAACTCAATTATTTGGGATTGGTACTTGCGCTAGCAGCCATTACAATAATTTCTTTATCCACTTAA
- a CDS encoding TIGR02757 family protein: protein MINVEKILKLKPFLDEKVEQYNTINFIETDPIQIPHRFSKKEDIEISGFLTAIIAWGNRKSIIKNAEKIMHILDHAPHDFILNHTLQDLKKIEGSIHRTFNSHDLVFFIKSLQNIYKNHGGLEKVFSAEKEEEDTFLVIERFRKRFFEIEHLQRTQKHISSPAKNSSAKRINMFLRWMVRNDPNKVDFGLWNSISPSQLVCPLDVHSGNVARSLNLLSRTQNDWKSVSLLMKNLKMLDADDPVKYDFALFGLGVFEKFSS, encoded by the coding sequence ATAATTAACGTGGAAAAAATTCTGAAATTGAAGCCCTTTTTAGATGAAAAGGTAGAACAATATAATACAATCAATTTTATTGAAACAGATCCCATTCAAATTCCTCATCGATTTAGTAAAAAAGAAGATATTGAAATTTCAGGTTTTCTAACAGCAATTATAGCCTGGGGAAATAGAAAGTCTATAATTAAAAATGCAGAAAAAATAATGCATATTTTAGACCATGCACCCCATGATTTTATCTTAAATCATACTTTACAAGATTTAAAAAAGATTGAAGGAAGTATACACAGAACTTTTAATTCACACGATTTAGTGTTTTTTATCAAATCCCTGCAAAATATTTATAAAAATCACGGAGGACTTGAAAAAGTTTTTTCTGCAGAAAAAGAAGAAGAAGACACTTTCTTAGTAATAGAACGATTTAGAAAACGATTTTTCGAAATAGAACATTTACAGCGAACCCAAAAACATATAAGCAGTCCGGCCAAAAATTCATCAGCTAAGAGAATTAATATGTTTCTTCGATGGATGGTACGAAACGATCCTAATAAAGTTGATTTTGGATTATGGAATTCCATTTCTCCATCCCAATTGGTTTGTCCACTGGATGTACATTCCGGTAATGTGGCAAGATCTTTAAACTTGTTGTCCAGAACTCAAAATGATTGGAAATCGGTTTCCCTTCTCATGAAAAACTTAAAAATGCTGGATGCCGATGATCCCGTGAAATATGATTTTGCATTATTCGGACTGGGAGTTTTCGAAAAATTTTCAAGTTAA
- a CDS encoding 2Fe-2S iron-sulfur cluster-binding protein, whose amino-acid sequence MSEVTINITDREGNKHAVSAPTDMSMNIMELIRAYELVPEGTIGICGGMAMCASCQIYILSNNIPLPEKGDEEEAMLSEAFHVKENSRLGCQIPITNDLNGLEIQIAPFS is encoded by the coding sequence ATGTCAGAAGTAACCATCAATATCACCGATAGGGAAGGAAATAAACATGCGGTTTCAGCGCCGACGGATATGTCCATGAATATCATGGAATTAATACGAGCTTATGAATTAGTGCCTGAAGGAACGATTGGAATTTGTGGAGGTATGGCGATGTGTGCATCATGCCAAATCTATATTTTGAGCAACAATATTCCTTTACCGGAAAAAGGAGATGAGGAAGAGGCCATGCTCTCAGAAGCATTTCATGTTAAAGAAAATAGTCGCTTAGGATGTCAGATTCCAATTACCAATGATCTAAATGGGTTAGAAATTCAAATCGCTCCTTTTAGCTAA
- a CDS encoding NAD(P)/FAD-dependent oxidoreductase gives MIETDILIIGAGPTGLFAVFEAGLLKLRCHIIDALPNIGGQLTELYPKKPIFDIPGYPSIQAGELVKNLREQIKQFQPGFTLNETAKTIDKQADGTFIVTTDKGTRHHAKAVAIAAGLGSFEPRKPLIDNIADYEEKGVEYFVKDPEKYKDKKIVIAGGGDSALDWTIVLADIAKEVTLVHRRNEFRGALDSVEKVQSLKNQGKVNLITPAEIVGIKGNGKVESLVIEKEGQTFDKEVDYFIPLFGLIPKLGPIADWGLEIEKNAIKVNNALDYQTNIEGIYAIGDINIYPGKLKLILCGFHEATLMCQSIYSKIYPDRKYVLKYTTVGGVQGFDGTVKEAEKPVVKSIQ, from the coding sequence ATGATTGAAACAGATATTTTGATAATAGGAGCAGGTCCTACAGGACTTTTTGCTGTATTTGAAGCGGGATTATTAAAATTAAGATGTCATATTATTGATGCGCTTCCAAACATTGGAGGGCAATTAACAGAACTCTATCCTAAAAAACCGATCTTTGATATTCCGGGATATCCTTCCATTCAGGCAGGTGAATTAGTTAAAAATTTACGCGAACAAATCAAGCAATTTCAACCCGGATTTACTCTCAATGAAACAGCTAAAACCATTGATAAACAAGCAGACGGAACTTTTATTGTTACTACAGATAAAGGTACCCGGCATCATGCTAAAGCTGTAGCGATTGCAGCCGGATTAGGGAGTTTTGAACCTAGAAAACCTTTGATAGATAATATTGCCGATTATGAAGAAAAAGGAGTTGAATACTTTGTAAAAGATCCCGAAAAATATAAGGATAAAAAAATAGTAATTGCAGGAGGAGGAGATTCGGCGTTGGATTGGACCATTGTTTTAGCAGATATCGCTAAAGAAGTAACATTGGTTCATCGTAGAAATGAATTTAGAGGCGCTCTTGATTCCGTTGAGAAAGTTCAATCATTAAAAAATCAAGGAAAAGTAAATTTAATCACTCCTGCCGAAATTGTAGGAATCAAGGGGAACGGTAAGGTAGAATCCTTAGTAATTGAAAAGGAAGGGCAAACATTTGATAAAGAAGTGGATTATTTTATTCCTTTATTTGGCCTTATTCCTAAATTGGGACCTATTGCCGATTGGGGATTGGAAATTGAAAAAAATGCTATCAAGGTAAATAATGCGTTGGATTACCAAACCAATATTGAGGGGATTTATGCCATTGGAGATATCAACATATATCCGGGAAAATTAAAATTAATTCTTTGCGGTTTTCATGAGGCCACCTTGATGTGTCAAAGTATTTACAGTAAAATATATCCCGACAGAAAATACGTTTTAAAATATACTACCGTTGGAGGTGTACAAGGATTTGACGGAACAGTAAAAGAAGCAGAAAAACCGGTTGTTAAATCAATTCAGTAA
- a CDS encoding LysR substrate-binding domain-containing protein: protein MITLIQLQYVLTVAEYKNFTIAAEKAFVSQPTLSMQIQKLEKTLRVELFDRTTNPIKITPIGKKIVEQAKIILSEANKLSQIVEEDKKSMNGTVVIGIIPTITPTLVPLFYKTFRSKYPESDLVIKEMKTEDILKGIKEGYLDFGIASTPLHDNQIIEKPIYKEPLVAYVSPQDAKMYKETVLDVDKLDFNYLLMLEEGHCFRDVVLDLCKHREAINSNIKLEGGSFTTLINLVNEGFGFTILPLLESENLSEEEKKNIRYFSSSPSREISLIYSTNQIRTTFAEKFVDLIKSILRGKLFLEDKIEHKPQLKVI from the coding sequence ATGATAACCTTAATTCAACTACAATATGTATTAACTGTTGCCGAATATAAAAATTTTACGATAGCAGCAGAAAAAGCTTTCGTAAGTCAGCCTACTTTGAGTATGCAGATACAAAAGCTTGAAAAAACGTTACGAGTTGAGCTTTTCGACAGAACAACTAATCCTATAAAAATAACTCCTATAGGAAAGAAAATTGTAGAACAGGCCAAAATAATTTTATCTGAAGCTAATAAATTATCACAAATTGTAGAAGAAGATAAAAAAAGTATGAACGGAACGGTTGTCATTGGTATTATACCTACAATAACCCCCACCTTAGTGCCACTTTTCTATAAAACTTTTAGGAGTAAATATCCGGAATCTGACTTGGTTATTAAAGAAATGAAAACTGAGGACATTTTAAAAGGCATCAAAGAAGGCTATTTGGATTTTGGAATTGCAAGTACACCTTTACATGACAATCAAATTATTGAAAAACCTATTTACAAAGAGCCATTAGTAGCTTACGTTTCTCCGCAAGATGCGAAAATGTATAAAGAAACAGTTTTAGATGTTGATAAATTAGACTTTAATTATCTTTTAATGTTGGAAGAAGGCCATTGCTTTCGGGATGTTGTGTTGGATCTTTGCAAGCATAGAGAAGCCATTAATTCTAATATAAAATTAGAAGGAGGAAGTTTTACTACACTGATTAACTTAGTTAATGAAGGGTTCGGATTTACCATTTTACCTTTATTAGAATCAGAAAATTTATCGGAAGAAGAAAAGAAAAATATCAGATATTTTTCATCTTCACCCTCCAGGGAAATATCATTAATTTATTCTACCAATCAAATTAGAACGACTTTTGCAGAGAAATTTGTGGATTTAATTAAAAGTATTTTAAGAGGGAAATTGTTTTTGGAAGATAAAATAGAACATAAGCCCCAATTAAAAGTAATTTAA